The proteins below are encoded in one region of Pygocentrus nattereri isolate fPygNat1 chromosome 13, fPygNat1.pri, whole genome shotgun sequence:
- the si:ch211-250n8.1 gene encoding uncharacterized protein si:ch211-250n8.1 isoform X2 has translation MPVKDPLIETLKVCILQLQAEGTVTDSSPHLATCCELLELILRKGLQQPVLSLTHRDYWYCFEQLLQHDTCGRLSAVSLAVQKTTACPKLLTAQGRGRFFIRLMLAKRTLENAVKHVLHTGRVMEWYSPETSVLRNEKFVEPFLSLCLVLSEIKFKLNIENCSFLDESWLLPVCETYEAVPCRELGMVLRYLDGRVFVLELLHGGMAQVDMFAEPGDIIDEINGISLRNSSNGQAGVVLSRLKGQPLSLRLLRWRCKDGAMYRPLVPLLRQLKQENPLLQFSSAPQPSPAAQRQSQSQSQCVKEGRILYALQLLGKTNIGMYGGKEVLQHAIPAVLRMRQNSKEVLLDVKETHMTCTDKSNKQLFQHHFPEISCVGRFGQPDFTIFAFCVVDTPDTGQPKGFCCVVLQATSSTECEELVHRIAAGFKNTEWFV, from the exons aTGCCAGTTAAAGACCCTCTTATCGAGACGCTGAAAG TGTGTATTTTGCAGCTCCAGGCTGAAGGAACAGTGACAGACTCCAGCCCTCATTTGGCCACTTGCTGTGAGTTGCTGGAGCTCATTCTGCGTAAAGGACTGCAGC AGCCAGTACTGAGCTTGACACACAGAGACTATTGGTATTGTTTTGAGCAGCTACTGCAACATGACACATGTGGCAG GCTCAGTGCAGTCTCTTTAGCAGTGCAGAAAACCACGGCCTGTCCCAAGCTCTTGACCGCTCAGGGCCGTGGTCGCTTCTTCATACGGCTAATGCTGGCCAAGAGAACTTTGGAAAATGCAGTCAAGCATGTGTTACACACAGGCAGGGTCATGGAG TGGTATAGTCCTGAAACTTCTGTGTTGAGGAATGAGAAATTTGTAG AGCCTTTTCTCTCGCTGTGTCTGGTTCTCTCTGAAATTAAGTTCAAGCTCAACATAGAG AACTGCAGCTTCCTAGATGAGAGCTGGCTACTTCCA GTGTGTGAAACCTATGAGGCCGTGCCATGTCGCGAGTTGGGGATGGTTCTCAG gtACCTGGATGgacgtgtgtttgtgttggaaCTGCTTCACGGTGGAATGGCTCAGGTGGATATGTTTGCAGAGCCTGGTGACATCATTGATGAAATTAATGGGATATCGCTGAGGAATTCCAGCAATGGCCAG GCAGGTGTGGTGCTGTCCAGGCTGAAGGGTCAGCCTCTGTCTCTCCGGCTACTGCGTTGGAGATGCAAggatggggccatgtatcgtcCATTGGTGCCATTGTTACGGCAGCTGAAACAGGAAAACCCCTTGCTCCAGTTCAGCtcagctccacagcccagtcctGCAGCGCAGCGacagagccagagccagagccagtGTGTGAAAGAGGGCCG GATCCTGTATGCTCTGCAGCTCTTAGGGAAAACAAACATAGGAATG TATGGAGGGAAGGAGGTGTTGCAGCATGCCATTCCTGCCGTGCTGCGAATGAGGCAGAATAGCAAG GAGGTGCTGTTGGATGTGAAGGAGACTCACATGACCTGCACTGATAAATCCAATAAACAG CTCTTCCAGCATCACTTTCCTGAGATCTCATGCGTGGGGAGGTTTGGCCAGCCAGACTTCACCATCTTTGCTTTCTGCGTAGT
- the si:ch211-250n8.1 gene encoding uncharacterized protein si:ch211-250n8.1 isoform X1 codes for MPVKDPLIETLKVCILQLQAEGTVTDSSPHLATCCELLELILRKGLQQPVLSLTHRDYWYCFEQLLQHDTCGRLSAVSLAVQKTTACPKLLTAQGRGRFFIRLMLAKRTLENAVKHVLHTGRVMEWYSPETSVLRNEKFVEPFLSLCLVLSEIKFKLNIENCSFLDESWLLPVCETYEAVPCRELGMVLRYLDGRVFVLELLHGGMAQVDMFAEPGDIIDEINGISLRNSSNGQAGVVLSRLKGQPLSLRLLRWRCKDGAMYRPLVPLLRQLKQENPLLQFSSAPQPSPAAQRQSQSQSQCVKEGRILYALQLLGKTNIGMYGGKEVLQHAIPAVLRMRQNSKEVLLDVKETHMTCTDKSNKQQLFQHHFPEISCVGRFGQPDFTIFAFCVVDTPDTGQPKGFCCVVLQATSSTECEELVHRIAAGFKNTEWFV; via the exons aTGCCAGTTAAAGACCCTCTTATCGAGACGCTGAAAG TGTGTATTTTGCAGCTCCAGGCTGAAGGAACAGTGACAGACTCCAGCCCTCATTTGGCCACTTGCTGTGAGTTGCTGGAGCTCATTCTGCGTAAAGGACTGCAGC AGCCAGTACTGAGCTTGACACACAGAGACTATTGGTATTGTTTTGAGCAGCTACTGCAACATGACACATGTGGCAG GCTCAGTGCAGTCTCTTTAGCAGTGCAGAAAACCACGGCCTGTCCCAAGCTCTTGACCGCTCAGGGCCGTGGTCGCTTCTTCATACGGCTAATGCTGGCCAAGAGAACTTTGGAAAATGCAGTCAAGCATGTGTTACACACAGGCAGGGTCATGGAG TGGTATAGTCCTGAAACTTCTGTGTTGAGGAATGAGAAATTTGTAG AGCCTTTTCTCTCGCTGTGTCTGGTTCTCTCTGAAATTAAGTTCAAGCTCAACATAGAG AACTGCAGCTTCCTAGATGAGAGCTGGCTACTTCCA GTGTGTGAAACCTATGAGGCCGTGCCATGTCGCGAGTTGGGGATGGTTCTCAG gtACCTGGATGgacgtgtgtttgtgttggaaCTGCTTCACGGTGGAATGGCTCAGGTGGATATGTTTGCAGAGCCTGGTGACATCATTGATGAAATTAATGGGATATCGCTGAGGAATTCCAGCAATGGCCAG GCAGGTGTGGTGCTGTCCAGGCTGAAGGGTCAGCCTCTGTCTCTCCGGCTACTGCGTTGGAGATGCAAggatggggccatgtatcgtcCATTGGTGCCATTGTTACGGCAGCTGAAACAGGAAAACCCCTTGCTCCAGTTCAGCtcagctccacagcccagtcctGCAGCGCAGCGacagagccagagccagagccagtGTGTGAAAGAGGGCCG GATCCTGTATGCTCTGCAGCTCTTAGGGAAAACAAACATAGGAATG TATGGAGGGAAGGAGGTGTTGCAGCATGCCATTCCTGCCGTGCTGCGAATGAGGCAGAATAGCAAG GAGGTGCTGTTGGATGTGAAGGAGACTCACATGACCTGCACTGATAAATCCAATAAACAG CAGCTCTTCCAGCATCACTTTCCTGAGATCTCATGCGTGGGGAGGTTTGGCCAGCCAGACTTCACCATCTTTGCTTTCTGCGTAGT